From the Saccharobesus litoralis genome, one window contains:
- a CDS encoding substrate-binding periplasmic protein, with product MKKVTFCSLGYLALLICLLFSSSVHAQSDFSNQEIDQITMTSRQSELDVREEYISEILDLALSLSKDKYGEYVVKQLPISMPNDQTFYELSLGKTINLAMSGATTDKDHLAIPIRIPIRRGILNYRLLVINKNKQALFKGITSFAQLKALTAGIHANAVTAEIMKLQGFSVVEGASYDGMFKQLSHNRFDYIPRGVHEAYDELQLRAATLDNLMIEPNLAIYMPMPYYIYVSPKFPRLVKRIEYGLEKMIEQKLIKTIFDKYYAEDVARANLAQRTIIDIGNPFLSSKTPFQRKELWIDEYAIKPTN from the coding sequence ATGAAAAAAGTTACGTTTTGCTCTCTAGGCTACTTAGCCTTATTAATTTGTTTGCTTTTCTCAAGTTCGGTCCACGCGCAATCAGATTTTTCCAATCAAGAGATTGACCAAATTACAATGACCAGCCGTCAGTCTGAACTCGATGTTAGAGAGGAATACATATCTGAAATCTTAGACTTAGCCTTGAGCCTTTCAAAAGATAAGTACGGCGAATACGTAGTAAAACAACTGCCCATCTCAATGCCAAACGATCAAACCTTTTATGAGTTGTCATTAGGAAAAACCATCAACTTAGCCATGAGTGGTGCAACTACCGACAAAGATCACCTTGCTATTCCCATCCGTATCCCTATTCGCCGCGGCATTCTTAATTATCGTTTACTTGTTATTAATAAAAACAAGCAAGCATTATTTAAAGGCATTACCAGCTTTGCCCAACTTAAAGCTTTAACTGCGGGTATTCATGCTAATGCCGTCACAGCTGAGATAATGAAACTGCAAGGTTTTAGCGTTGTAGAAGGCGCGAGTTACGATGGTATGTTTAAGCAGTTGTCACACAACAGGTTTGATTATATCCCCAGAGGCGTACACGAAGCTTACGACGAATTGCAACTGCGTGCAGCTACCTTAGATAACCTAATGATAGAGCCTAACTTAGCCATTTATATGCCAATGCCTTATTACATTTACGTATCTCCCAAGTTTCCGAGACTAGTCAAACGTATTGAATATGGCCTTGAGAAAATGATTGAACAAAAGCTAATTAAAACCATTTTTGATAAGTACTACGCTGAAGATGTCGCACGCGCTAACTTAGCGCAAAGAACCATCATAGATATCGGCAACCCATTTTTATCGTCTAAAACCCCGTTTCAGCGCAAAGAGCTATGGATAGACGAGTACGCGATAAAACCAACAAATTAA
- a CDS encoding alpha-L-rhamnosidase-related protein, which translates to MRFTLILGRLFTFLFLLIGFKSFAVDWQAQWIWSNKGGSVPNSWVAFRKDVTIDNLDQQAKAYISADTKYWLWINGEMVVFEGGFTGGPSPVRPSPRIDNYVIASNKYYDTIDISQYLKQGKNTIAALTWYWGDNGTKGTHISAMTGGFIFQAEVGEQVIVSDKSWKAIDHKAYKNDFVKTDPIRLAAWRVKYDARDDMGDWTAKAWYLPNYDDSTWKTPRTKRFPPRAPFFKLFPSEIPPFTNYGLANCTNFPEHKFPFVADGSKIECKLDFNKNFTPYFDIEAKGGEQIHITSNFKRNKIETFYTAKPGRQQFESYSWLNGRIIQFTIPKGVKVHGLKYRWTGVGKTPGHFEADDAWYTRIWQMAENTLYICARDNFMDTPDRERGLWIGDVADQASYLFYSMDKPGRDLLKKAITVTLAFSDSETGIFAGLGPGRFRELPAQSLQFIEQGIWHYYYNTGDKDTLAFAYPYVHKYLTLWDLKDNGLATFRAGAWKWTDWGPQDTIDYDAIQNALYYSALVSARKMAKALGDDTHIGFYDRRINSIKKAYQIYYWQDGFFSSNPAKFKDDRANAIAILFGLAEPRQYQSIVDNVLNPNHYASPHFEWMVYNAMAMAGRYQDALARMKTRYSAQVNNKELSTLAEYLGEKKGTENHAWNAPSTVLSQYIAGIAPTSVAWQTYHIKPNMAHMQRVQQKVPSVKGDIDFVISRDTSSIKIDLTSPTATTATLGIPKAYFKLNSVAFNGKTVWHKGSAQGKLAGIEFVGEDEKYLNFSVAAGTWSVSAK; encoded by the coding sequence ATGAGGTTTACGTTAATTTTAGGACGTTTGTTTACGTTTCTATTTTTATTGATTGGTTTTAAATCATTCGCTGTTGATTGGCAGGCGCAATGGATTTGGAGCAATAAAGGAGGTAGTGTCCCTAATTCTTGGGTCGCTTTTCGCAAAGACGTTACCATTGACAACCTAGACCAGCAAGCCAAAGCTTACATTAGTGCCGACACTAAATATTGGTTGTGGATCAACGGCGAAATGGTGGTATTTGAAGGGGGCTTTACTGGCGGACCAAGCCCAGTTCGACCGTCCCCCCGTATTGATAACTATGTTATTGCTTCAAATAAATATTACGACACCATAGATATCAGCCAATACTTAAAACAAGGTAAAAACACCATTGCTGCGTTAACTTGGTACTGGGGTGATAATGGCACTAAAGGCACCCATATTTCGGCAATGACCGGCGGCTTTATTTTCCAAGCGGAAGTGGGTGAACAAGTTATCGTCTCAGACAAGAGTTGGAAAGCCATAGACCATAAAGCCTATAAAAACGACTTTGTTAAAACAGACCCCATCCGGCTGGCAGCATGGCGCGTAAAGTATGATGCCAGAGATGATATGGGAGATTGGACCGCAAAAGCGTGGTACTTACCTAACTATGATGATTCGACGTGGAAAACCCCGAGAACAAAACGGTTCCCGCCGCGAGCGCCGTTTTTTAAATTGTTCCCAAGTGAAATCCCGCCATTTACTAACTATGGCTTAGCCAATTGCACTAATTTTCCTGAGCATAAATTTCCCTTTGTTGCTGACGGCAGTAAGATTGAATGTAAGCTCGACTTTAATAAAAACTTTACCCCTTATTTTGATATTGAAGCGAAAGGCGGCGAGCAAATCCATATTACGTCTAATTTTAAGCGTAACAAAATTGAGACCTTTTATACCGCAAAACCGGGTCGCCAACAGTTTGAGTCTTACTCTTGGTTAAATGGTCGCATAATCCAATTCACCATCCCCAAAGGGGTGAAAGTACATGGCTTAAAATACCGTTGGACGGGCGTTGGTAAAACACCGGGGCATTTTGAAGCTGACGATGCTTGGTATACGCGAATTTGGCAAATGGCTGAAAACACCTTATACATTTGTGCGCGCGATAATTTTATGGACACACCAGACAGAGAGCGCGGCTTGTGGATAGGTGATGTTGCCGATCAAGCCAGTTATTTATTCTATTCAATGGATAAACCCGGGCGTGATCTATTGAAAAAAGCGATCACCGTAACTTTGGCGTTTAGTGATAGTGAAACCGGTATTTTTGCGGGCTTAGGGCCAGGCCGTTTCCGTGAATTACCCGCGCAAAGTTTGCAATTTATTGAACAAGGCATTTGGCATTATTATTACAACACCGGAGACAAAGACACCTTAGCGTTTGCTTACCCTTACGTACATAAATACTTAACCCTATGGGACCTAAAAGACAACGGCTTAGCCACTTTTAGAGCCGGTGCGTGGAAGTGGACTGACTGGGGGCCTCAAGACACGATAGACTATGATGCCATTCAAAATGCCTTGTATTACAGTGCATTAGTCTCGGCGCGTAAAATGGCCAAAGCCTTGGGTGATGACACCCATATCGGCTTTTACGATAGGCGCATTAATTCAATTAAAAAAGCCTATCAAATATACTATTGGCAAGATGGATTTTTCAGCAGTAATCCTGCCAAATTTAAAGATGATCGCGCTAATGCAATTGCTATTCTGTTTGGCCTTGCCGAGCCTCGCCAATACCAATCTATTGTTGATAATGTATTAAATCCGAATCATTATGCCAGCCCGCACTTTGAGTGGATGGTTTATAACGCGATGGCGATGGCAGGTCGTTACCAAGATGCTCTTGCGCGGATGAAAACGCGTTACAGCGCTCAAGTGAACAATAAAGAGCTCTCAACCTTAGCTGAATATCTAGGCGAGAAAAAAGGCACCGAGAATCATGCATGGAATGCACCTAGTACCGTACTCAGCCAATACATTGCTGGTATTGCCCCAACATCTGTTGCTTGGCAAACCTACCACATAAAACCCAATATGGCGCATATGCAGCGTGTACAGCAAAAAGTGCCCAGTGTAAAAGGCGACATCGATTTTGTGATCAGCCGAGATACCTCATCAATCAAAATTGATCTAACCTCACCAACCGCCACAACCGCAACACTGGGTATTCCAAAAGCCTATTTCAAACTCAATAGCGTTGCTTTTAACGGTAAAACCGTTTGGCATAAGGGTAGTGCACAAGGCAAGCTCGCGGGTATTGAATTTGTGGGAGAGGATGAAAAGTACCTTAACTTTAGTGTAGCAGCCGGCACTTGGTCGGTTAGTGCAAAATAA